Proteins found in one Synechococcus sp. LA31 genomic segment:
- the murB gene encoding UDP-N-acetylmuramate dehydrogenase produces the protein MSSAAPPPAPLGLRRGVALADYTTWRVGGPAQWFAEPDCSAQLQALLQWARAEGLAARVIGAGSNLLVSDAGLEGLTICNRHLQGAALDGSSGLIEAHAGEPIPSLARRAARAGLSGLEWAVGIPGTVGGAAVMNAGAQGGCTAEVLESVTVIDPQRPDQPFQISNQELNFAYRHSRLQHEELVVLTARFRLEAGHDPAELSRRTSANLHSRTSTQPYQQPSCGSVFRNPEPHKAGQLIEGLGLKGLNIGGAQVSPIHANFIVNTGGATASEIDHLIAQVQQQVRGAHGISLHTEVKRLGLSSTT, from the coding sequence GTGAGCAGCGCCGCGCCGCCCCCTGCACCGCTCGGCCTGCGCCGCGGCGTGGCCCTGGCGGACTACACCACCTGGCGGGTTGGGGGGCCGGCCCAGTGGTTTGCCGAACCCGATTGCAGCGCGCAGCTGCAGGCCCTGTTGCAATGGGCCCGCGCCGAAGGGCTGGCCGCGAGGGTGATCGGCGCGGGCTCCAACCTGCTGGTGAGCGATGCCGGCCTGGAGGGTCTCACGATCTGCAACCGGCACCTACAAGGTGCGGCGCTCGATGGCAGCTCTGGGCTGATCGAAGCGCACGCCGGTGAACCGATCCCGAGCCTGGCGCGCCGCGCTGCCCGGGCTGGGCTCTCCGGGTTGGAGTGGGCCGTGGGCATCCCTGGCACCGTGGGTGGGGCTGCCGTGATGAATGCCGGCGCCCAGGGGGGGTGCACCGCCGAGGTGCTGGAGAGCGTCACGGTGATCGACCCGCAGCGGCCGGATCAACCGTTCCAGATCAGCAACCAGGAGCTGAACTTCGCCTACCGCCACAGCCGTCTGCAGCACGAAGAGCTGGTGGTGCTCACGGCTCGCTTCCGCCTGGAGGCCGGTCACGATCCGGCCGAACTCAGCCGCCGCACCAGCGCCAACCTGCACAGCCGCACCAGCACCCAGCCCTACCAGCAGCCAAGTTGCGGCAGCGTGTTCCGCAATCCCGAACCCCACAAGGCCGGCCAGCTGATCGAGGGGCTCGGCCTGAAGGGCCTGAACATCGGCGGCGCACAGGTGTCACCGATTCACGCCAATTTCATCGTGAACACCGGCGGGGCCACCGCCAGCGAGATCGATCATTTGATCGCCCAGGTGCAGCAGCAGGTGCGTGGCGCTCACGGCATCAGCCTGCACACCGAGGTGAAGCGGCTGGGCCTGAGCAGCACCACGTAG
- the murC gene encoding UDP-N-acetylmuramate--L-alanine ligase, producing the protein MSAIAGILADRGYQVSGSDPRDNAVLQDLRSRGVRVFREQSATTIAAIRSGTSTQPLVVVSSAVPATNPELQEARRAGLEIAHRSDVLAALIAGQNSVAVAGSHGKTTTSTLIASLLHATHHDPTAVIGGVVPAFGSNGRNGDGALLVAEADESDGTLVKFQAWLGLITNLELDHTDHYADLAALIATLQRFGRGCQQLLANRDCPILHEHFQASHWWSTTTAAGVEFAAIPLELNGERTVADFYEQGVRIGSFNLPLPGLHNLSNATAAMAACRLHGVSFAELRQAVEGLQAPGRRFDYRGTWSERQVVDDYAHHPSEVGATLATAQLMVRSGRSPLPQAPQRLLAVFQPHRYSRTAEFLEPFAEALCQADEVVLAHLYAAGEAPIAGISSQTLATAIQRLRPELAVTVADSLEELADAVAARSLPGDLVLAMGAGDVNGLWGRLQLREDPLATFPLAA; encoded by the coding sequence ATGTCGGCCATCGCCGGAATCCTGGCGGATCGGGGCTATCAGGTGAGCGGGTCGGACCCGCGCGACAACGCCGTGCTGCAAGACCTGCGCAGCCGCGGCGTGCGCGTGTTCCGTGAACAAAGCGCCACCACCATCGCCGCCATCCGCAGCGGCACCTCCACCCAACCGCTGGTGGTGGTGAGCTCAGCGGTGCCCGCCACCAATCCCGAACTGCAAGAAGCGCGCCGAGCTGGGCTGGAGATTGCGCACCGCTCCGATGTGCTCGCAGCGCTGATCGCCGGCCAAAACTCAGTGGCGGTGGCCGGCAGCCACGGCAAGACCACCACCAGCACCCTGATCGCCAGCCTCCTGCACGCCACCCACCACGACCCCACCGCCGTAATCGGCGGCGTGGTGCCGGCATTTGGCAGCAATGGCCGCAACGGTGATGGAGCCCTGCTGGTGGCTGAGGCCGATGAATCCGACGGCACCCTGGTGAAATTCCAGGCCTGGCTGGGGCTGATCACCAACCTGGAGCTCGATCACACCGATCACTACGCCGATCTGGCGGCACTGATCGCCACGCTGCAGCGCTTCGGGCGGGGCTGCCAGCAGCTGCTGGCCAACCGTGATTGCCCGATCCTCCACGAGCACTTCCAGGCCAGTCACTGGTGGTCAACCACCACGGCCGCGGGAGTGGAGTTCGCCGCGATTCCGCTGGAGCTGAACGGCGAGCGCACCGTGGCTGACTTCTACGAGCAGGGCGTTCGGATCGGCAGCTTCAACCTGCCGCTGCCCGGCCTGCACAACCTCAGCAATGCCACCGCTGCTATGGCGGCCTGCCGGCTGCACGGCGTGTCGTTTGCGGAGCTGCGCCAAGCCGTGGAAGGGCTGCAAGCTCCAGGCCGTCGCTTCGACTACCGCGGCACCTGGAGCGAGCGCCAGGTGGTGGATGACTATGCCCATCACCCCAGCGAAGTGGGCGCCACCCTGGCCACGGCCCAGCTGATGGTGCGCAGCGGCCGCAGCCCGCTGCCGCAGGCACCCCAACGGCTCCTGGCGGTGTTCCAACCGCATCGCTACAGCCGCACCGCCGAATTCCTCGAGCCCTTCGCCGAGGCCCTCTGCCAAGCCGATGAGGTGGTGCTCGCCCATCTCTATGCCGCCGGCGAAGCACCGATTGCCGGCATCTCCAGCCAAACCCTGGCAACCGCCATCCAGCGGTTGCGTCCCGAGCTAGCCGTCACAGTGGCCGACAGCCTTGAGGAGCTCGCTGATGCGGTGGCGGCCCGCAGCCTGCCGGGGGATCTGGTGCTGGCCATGGGAGCCGGCGATGTGAATGGGCTCTGGGGGCGCCTGCAACTCCGCGAAGACCCCCTCGCCACGTTTCCCCTAGCCGCGTGA
- the gap gene encoding type I glyceraldehyde-3-phosphate dehydrogenase → MTIKVAINGFGRIGRNFMRCWLSRGANTGIELVGINGSGDTYTNAHLLKYDSMLGPLRNAEVTTTDDTIVVNGKTIKTFYDRNPANLPWKEWGVDLVIESTGVFNDDVGASKHFEAGAKKVILTAPGKGDKVGTFVVGVNADQYRHEDWDILSNASCTTNCMAPIVKVLDQAFGIVKGTMTTTHSYTGDQRILDASHRDLRRARAAAVNIVPTSTGAAKAVALVYPPMKGKLSGIALRVPTPNVSVVDMVLEMSRDTTKEEVNAVLKAASENGMKGIIKYCDLPLVSSDHAGTDESTIVDSDLTLVMGGNMVKVICWYDNEWGYSQRVVDLAEIVAKNWK, encoded by the coding sequence ATGACCATCAAGGTTGCGATCAATGGATTCGGCCGTATCGGTCGCAACTTCATGCGTTGCTGGCTCAGCCGTGGAGCCAATACCGGCATTGAGCTGGTGGGCATCAACGGTTCAGGTGACACGTACACCAATGCTCACCTGCTCAAGTACGACTCGATGCTCGGCCCCCTGCGCAACGCAGAGGTGACCACCACCGACGACACGATCGTTGTCAACGGCAAGACGATCAAAACCTTCTACGACCGCAATCCCGCCAACCTCCCCTGGAAGGAGTGGGGCGTCGATCTGGTGATCGAGTCCACCGGCGTGTTTAACGACGACGTGGGTGCCAGCAAGCACTTTGAAGCCGGTGCCAAGAAGGTGATCCTCACCGCCCCCGGTAAGGGCGACAAAGTGGGAACGTTCGTGGTGGGCGTGAACGCCGATCAGTACCGCCACGAAGACTGGGACATCCTTTCCAACGCCAGCTGCACCACCAACTGCATGGCGCCCATCGTCAAGGTGTTGGACCAGGCTTTCGGCATCGTGAAGGGCACGATGACCACCACCCACAGCTATACGGGCGACCAGCGCATCCTCGATGCTTCCCACCGCGACCTGCGCCGCGCTCGCGCTGCCGCCGTGAACATCGTTCCCACCAGCACCGGTGCCGCTAAGGCCGTGGCTCTCGTCTACCCGCCGATGAAGGGCAAGCTCAGTGGCATTGCCCTGCGGGTGCCCACCCCCAACGTGTCGGTGGTTGACATGGTGCTTGAGATGAGCCGCGACACCACCAAGGAGGAGGTGAACGCCGTCCTCAAGGCTGCCTCCGAGAACGGCATGAAGGGGATCATCAAGTACTGCGATCTACCCCTGGTGTCGAGCGATCACGCCGGCACAGACGAGAGCACCATCGTGGATTCCGATCTCACCCTGGTGATGGGCGGCAACATGGTGAAGGTGATCTGCTGGTACGACAACGAGTGGGGCTACAGCCAGCGCGTGGTCGACCTAGCCGAGATTGTGGCCAAGAACTGGAAGTGA